In the genome of Salarias fasciatus unplaced genomic scaffold, fSalaFa1.1, whole genome shotgun sequence, one region contains:
- the LOC115384700 gene encoding tumor necrosis factor alpha-induced protein 2-like, with the protein MKNVRFSAGGGRPEENRDGTRVWNRLKIPTKIWKNQVRRDQLDHTEGPAENPDRLDQVSRRLILREDRLFGQTSSVQEEDQLHRDLRVLEDLLWTAVQNTFSSSVDQQEALRSAVTAIQQQEEQDRRWAELQGLRGPGGRVPAWRPLRLLRTHDLLLEDLVEARLKDACEDQTVGRDLSSAVKRQVCALGRRVKDDLLTAARTVAPCYPAHLDILTLFLRLYHRRFSRHLEHLAQQQLQPDDGRYLLLWANRLYTAEVLQLDELQMKVSSVGFVPLSSAEASFAEASSLEASSLEASPLSGSCPQRTTSCLGPLLGDERLKVLEDRYLSSSEDRLKLWLDNLLSREQQAWRTGRDPEVLDGYRFSPLAADAIQVSHWSRSVSGPGRSLVQVGLWLALVSDSCCVIRDQTETRRLTVHFQDFLSRYSGWVQDFVKSSLSNVPSVMKAQLLCEQQLRDYITGSLHLSEEQKLHCSDSLSALRHSGYWSLTSAVQVRLKEQLQSLWTPGWVDGSLPVVDRLLDFVDRTLSDLSDLHPTCRQVVLGLLHQDVVVRYVKKTLKMKSRKLQVGGASRMIQDARMMDSFFTEQEGGGSWLSSLLCSVAEILRLQDPESIKLEVMTLIQLHPDLSDVHVSALCSLKSVLSAADVRSLRRSLEEPRPHGASTNHSPPFFSRIHIKGIQSRFRPMRR; encoded by the exons atgaagaacgTCAGGTTTTCAGCGGGAGGCGGCCGTCCTGAGGAGAACCGGGACGGAACCCGGGTCTGGAACAGGCTGAAGATCCCCACCAAGATCTGGAAGAACCAGGTCCGccgagaccagctggaccacaCTGAAg GTCCTGCAGAGAACCCGGACCGTCTGGACCAGGTCAGCAGGAGGCTGATCCTCCGGGAGGACCGGCTCTTCGGTCAGACCTCCTcggtccaggaggaggaccagctccACAGAGACCTGCGGGTTCTGGAAGACCTCCTCTGGACCGCTGTCCAGAAcaccttcagctcctctgtggaccagcaggaggcgctgcggAGCGCCGTGACCgccatccagcagcaggaggagcaggaccggcggtgggcggagcttcagggTCTCCGGGGTCCAGGGGGGCGGGTCCCCGCATGGCGTCCTCTCAGGCTCCTCAGGACTcacgacctgctgctggaggacctgGTGGAGGCTCGACTGAAGGACGCCTGTGAGGACCAGACCGTGGGACGGGACCTGTCCTCCGCCGTCAAGAGACAG gtgtGTGCGTTGGGCCGCCGGGTGAAGGACGACCTGCTGACGGCGGCGAGGACGGTGGCGCCGTGTTACCCTGCTCACCTGGACATCCTGACGCTGTTCCTCCGCCTGTACCACCGCCGCTTCAGCCGACACCTGGAGCACCtggcccagcagcagctgcagccggaCGACGGCCGCTACCTGCTGCTGTGGGCCAACCGCCTGTACACAgc TGAGGTCCTGCAGCTGGACGAGCTCCAAATGAAAGTGTCCTCTGTCGGGTTTGTCCCACTGTCCTCTGCTGAGGCGTCCTTTGCTGAGGCGTCCTCTCTCGAGGCGTCCTCTCTCGAGGCGTCCCCCCTCAGCGGGTCCTGTCCCCAGAGGACCACGTCGTGTCTCGGTCCTCTGCTGGGAGACGAGCGGCTGAAGGTCCTGGAGGACCGGTACCTGAGCAGCTCAGAG GACAGACTGAAGCTGTGGCTGGACAACCTGCTGAGCCGGGAGCAGCAGGCCTGGAGGACCGGCAGGGACCCCGAAGTCCTGGACGGGTACCGCTTCAGTCCACTGGCTGCTGACGCCATCCAGGTCAGTCACTGGTCCAGGtcggtctctggtccag gtcggtctctggtccaggtcggTCTCTGGTTAGCTCTAGTCTCAGATTCCTGCTGTGTGATCAGagaccagactgagaccaggaggCTCACCGTCCACTtccaggacttcctgtccag gtacTCGGGCTGGGTGCAGGACTTTGTCAAATCGTCTCTCAGTAACGTCCCCTCAGTGATGAAGgctcagctgctctgtgagcagcagctcag ggATTACATCACAGGATCACTGCATCTGTCTgaggagcagaagctgcactgCAGCGACTCCCTGTCTGCCCTGAGGCATTCTGGGTACTGGAGTCTGACCAGCGCCGTGCAAGTCCGGCTCAAG gagcagctgcagtctctCTGGACGCCGGGCTGGGTTGACGGTTCTCTTCCCGTGGTGGACCGCCTGCTGGACTTTGTGGACAGAACCCTGAGTGACCTCAGTGACCTCCACCCCACCTGCAGGCAG gtggtgCTGGGCCTCCTCCATCAGGACGTGGTCGTCCGCTATGTGAAGAAGACTCtgaagatgaagagcaggaagctgcaggtgggcggagcttcacGGATGATCCAGGACGCCCGGATGATGGACAGCTTCTTCACTGAAcag gagggtggaggctcctggctgtcttctcttctctgcagcGTCGCTGAAATTCTTCGTCTTCAGGATCCAGAAAGCATCAAGCTGGAGGTCATGACCCTGATccagctccaccctgacctcag CGACGTCCACGTCTCGGCGCTGTGTTCTCTGAAGAGCGTCCTCTCAGCGGCCGACGTTCGATCCCTGCGCCGCAGCCTGGaagagccccgcccccacggcgcctccaccaatcacagccctccgTTCTTCTCCAGGATCCACATCAAAGGCATTCAGTCCAGATTCCGTCCAATGAGGCGCTGA